In Halapricum desulfuricans, a single window of DNA contains:
- a CDS encoding transcription factor IIIB 50 kDa subunit, producing MPNAAERDDVEQQLTTVAEALSLPSSTAQITRVRLNQLGSEPEIEDSSLSIVGATTLSLSAREDGLPITVSDVAEAWSETLEGTSIDPGAMTALFDDIAANLDIDGVPPEPRALIERFGTELDLPDGIVVVAKRILEDAFEADPQTIAGSTSPAGTAGAVLYLAAAVNDVDGADEDALGDVTDTSQVTVRNRYKELRDLLGEQHLETTQRYQLDPDTGAPMATSSAPDTESAPVETADDETSGEDPEATDKASADAPGEGEPETANADDESTPTAETAEVVTALFPDELPTTDRVAEELAADPEAIAADLETLVADGTVERKRAGSTDVWLPGDRDALGPDLTEDAVQREVDAIADELDLDASVRLFARGLVSDVVEAVDVEHAGELGGAALLAACRVNDVDVEASEIAATGEFAARALYDWLETLDSAVDIEIPTAGAETYVDRLADVLDLDESVREESVRAIEQYDPRPDDPSYTPPELAAGATVFAATVRGTGVELEQLAEASGADPAFISEATDSVLVSLCLDLVREDLDYEETGWTGDLLESELSPEFGDSETGAAIALAKAYAAGRESQPVDEATIDALVGR from the coding sequence ATGCCGAACGCAGCCGAACGAGACGACGTCGAACAACAGCTCACGACTGTGGCTGAGGCACTCTCGTTGCCGAGCAGCACGGCCCAGATCACCCGGGTCCGGCTCAATCAGCTGGGTTCCGAACCCGAGATCGAGGACAGCTCGCTGTCGATCGTCGGCGCGACGACGCTGTCACTGTCTGCGCGCGAAGATGGGCTCCCAATAACGGTGTCCGATGTCGCCGAAGCGTGGTCGGAGACGCTCGAGGGCACGTCGATCGACCCTGGCGCGATGACGGCACTGTTCGATGACATCGCTGCCAATCTCGATATCGACGGCGTCCCGCCGGAGCCGCGGGCGCTGATCGAGCGGTTCGGCACGGAACTGGACCTGCCGGACGGGATCGTCGTCGTCGCCAAGCGGATCCTCGAGGACGCCTTCGAGGCCGATCCTCAGACGATCGCTGGCAGCACCTCTCCCGCCGGTACCGCCGGTGCCGTCCTCTATCTCGCTGCGGCGGTCAACGACGTTGACGGTGCCGACGAGGACGCGCTCGGCGACGTCACCGACACGAGCCAGGTAACGGTCAGAAACCGCTACAAGGAACTACGCGATCTGCTGGGCGAACAGCACCTTGAGACGACACAGCGATACCAGCTCGACCCGGATACCGGCGCGCCGATGGCGACCAGCAGCGCGCCGGACACAGAGAGCGCGCCTGTCGAGACAGCCGACGACGAGACGAGCGGCGAAGACCCTGAAGCGACCGACAAGGCCTCAGCGGACGCGCCAGGGGAAGGCGAGCCCGAGACGGCGAACGCGGACGACGAGAGCACACCGACGGCTGAGACCGCCGAGGTCGTCACGGCGCTGTTCCCCGACGAACTCCCGACGACCGACCGCGTCGCCGAGGAACTCGCTGCCGATCCGGAGGCGATCGCCGCCGATCTGGAGACGCTCGTCGCGGACGGGACCGTCGAGCGAAAGCGAGCCGGCTCCACGGACGTCTGGCTGCCCGGCGATCGGGACGCGCTCGGTCCGGATCTCACCGAAGACGCCGTCCAGCGCGAGGTCGACGCGATCGCCGACGAGCTGGATCTCGACGCGTCTGTTCGACTGTTCGCTCGCGGACTCGTCAGCGACGTCGTCGAGGCCGTCGACGTCGAGCACGCGGGCGAACTCGGCGGCGCAGCGCTGCTCGCGGCCTGCCGGGTCAACGATGTCGACGTCGAGGCGAGCGAGATCGCCGCCACCGGCGAGTTCGCGGCTCGTGCGTTGTACGACTGGCTGGAGACGCTCGATTCGGCCGTCGACATCGAGATCCCGACCGCCGGTGCAGAGACGTACGTCGATCGGCTGGCCGACGTGCTCGATCTCGACGAATCGGTCCGCGAGGAGAGCGTCCGCGCCATCGAGCAGTACGACCCCCGGCCCGACGACCCGTCGTACACGCCGCCGGAGCTGGCCGCCGGCGCGACCGTCTTCGCGGCGACCGTCCGCGGGACCGGGGTCGAACTCGAGCAACTGGCCGAAGCCAGCGGCGCCGACCCCGCGTTCATCTCCGAGGCGACGGACTCCGTGCTGGTCTCGCTGTGTCTGGACCTCGTCCGGGAGGACCTCGACTACGAGGAGACCGGCTGGACGGGCGACCTGCTGGAGTCGGAACTCTCTCCGGAGTTCGGCGATTCGGAGACCGGCGCGGCGATCGCGCTGGCGAAAGCCTACGCCGCCGGTCGGGAGTCCCAGCCCGTCGACGAGGCGACGATCGACGCGCTGGTCGGTCGTTGA